A window from Salminus brasiliensis chromosome 7, fSalBra1.hap2, whole genome shotgun sequence encodes these proteins:
- the tmem69 gene encoding transmembrane protein 69 isoform X1, whose protein sequence is MTLALIGKHVARSFWCRRWSGLQHVSRTFVYAGHQTRSSIFLTMDRYGQLPSRCATGSLLSAQSFHCSSLRQKKRPVEAPPPRKLNLFRYDLQNMKEAPKPALFLGYSGLIPFVSAPLLMCAMELYLPEVAFAQVVYGASILSFLGGSRWGFALPEGSPATPDWLNLGNSVVPSIVAWIALLFSHDITQSGIIVVMGLGMSLHYDLHLLPTYPSWFKALRTILTMVAVVSLLGTMVIKSVYPEKRFLEDK, encoded by the exons ATGACCTTGGCACTAATAGGAAAACATGTCGCTCGCAGCTTCTGG TGTCGAAGATGGAGCGGCCTTCAGCACGTGTCCAGAACGTTTGTCTACGCAGGGCACCAGACGCGCTCTTCCATATTCCTCACAATGGATCGGTATGGGCAGCTGCCTTCCAGATGTGCCACAGGTTCTCTTCTCAGTGCCCAGTCATTCCACTGCTCTTCACTGAGGCAGAAGAAACGGCCGGTGGAGGCGCCACCTCCACGAAAACTGAACTTGTTCCGTTATGATTTGCAGAACATGAAGGAAGCCCCCAAACCTGCACTCTTTCTGGGGTATTCTGGTCTTATTCCCTTTGTGTCAGCTCCTTTACTTATGTGCGCAATGGAGTTGTACCTTCCTGAGGTAGCTTTTGCTCAGGTTGTGTACGGAGCCTCAATCTTGTCCTTTCTTGGTGGATCCCGCTGGGGCTTCGCCTTACCTGAGGGCAGCCCAGCAACGCCTGACTGGCTAAACCTAGGCAACAGTGTAGTCCCCTCCATAGTAGCTTGGATAGCCCTTCTTTTTAGCCACGACATTACCCAGTCTGGCATTATTGTGGTCATGGGGCTTGGCATGTCTCTCCACTATGATCTGCACCTTCTGCCCACCTACCCCAGCTGGTTTAAAGCGCTGAGGACAATCCTCACTATGGTTGCGGTTGTCTCTTTGCTGGGCACTATGGTTATTAAATCGGTTTATCCAGAGAAGAGATTTCTTGAAGACAAATAA
- the tmem69 gene encoding transmembrane protein 69 isoform X2 codes for MDRYGQLPSRCATGSLLSAQSFHCSSLRQKKRPVEAPPPRKLNLFRYDLQNMKEAPKPALFLGYSGLIPFVSAPLLMCAMELYLPEVAFAQVVYGASILSFLGGSRWGFALPEGSPATPDWLNLGNSVVPSIVAWIALLFSHDITQSGIIVVMGLGMSLHYDLHLLPTYPSWFKALRTILTMVAVVSLLGTMVIKSVYPEKRFLEDK; via the coding sequence ATGGATCGGTATGGGCAGCTGCCTTCCAGATGTGCCACAGGTTCTCTTCTCAGTGCCCAGTCATTCCACTGCTCTTCACTGAGGCAGAAGAAACGGCCGGTGGAGGCGCCACCTCCACGAAAACTGAACTTGTTCCGTTATGATTTGCAGAACATGAAGGAAGCCCCCAAACCTGCACTCTTTCTGGGGTATTCTGGTCTTATTCCCTTTGTGTCAGCTCCTTTACTTATGTGCGCAATGGAGTTGTACCTTCCTGAGGTAGCTTTTGCTCAGGTTGTGTACGGAGCCTCAATCTTGTCCTTTCTTGGTGGATCCCGCTGGGGCTTCGCCTTACCTGAGGGCAGCCCAGCAACGCCTGACTGGCTAAACCTAGGCAACAGTGTAGTCCCCTCCATAGTAGCTTGGATAGCCCTTCTTTTTAGCCACGACATTACCCAGTCTGGCATTATTGTGGTCATGGGGCTTGGCATGTCTCTCCACTATGATCTGCACCTTCTGCCCACCTACCCCAGCTGGTTTAAAGCGCTGAGGACAATCCTCACTATGGTTGCGGTTGTCTCTTTGCTGGGCACTATGGTTATTAAATCGGTTTATCCAGAGAAGAGATTTCTTGAAGACAAATAA